aagataaaatagtAACAAGATCAAAACGGTGCTCTCCATCGGCctgtacaaacaaaaacagaagcactAACTGAAAGGCTGGGAGACAATTCATCAAAGAAGACATATATAACTTACAACAAAAGGTGCCAGAAGGCGATTAGTTTAGTTTCTGAACTAGTAGGATCAATAACAATGGCTTGTTCTCCAGTAGATCAGGTCCATCAGTCAGAAACGGAGCCTGGAGACGTGTGAGACAAAGTTTTTGTAGCTCTTTGTCGACGTTCCTCATAATACttctaaaaaacagaaaagtgagaaaacaaacatcGTTAGGCCAACAGTGTGATTTTGTGTGCTGAAtcgtgtatatgtatgtgcgtgCGTACCTGCAGGTTGTCGTAGTGTTTCTGGCTGCAGCAGTGGAGTTCCTTGGCGGTCTTCTCATTCAGGCAGAAAACAGAGCAGATGTTACAGAAAAATCCTGATTTAGGGACCACAAACTCCTGACCTGCAGagaagcagaaacaggaagattaGACAAGTATTAACAACAAATTTGAAtttagagagtgtgtgtgtgtgtgtgtgtgtctgaccgATGGGGCTGTTAGGGTTGAACTGAGGCAGTCTGAAATCTGCTACAACACACGGAGACTGAGCGCGAGATCGCTTTGCCTCAGGTCCGACAAGCTCCCTCCTGCGTTTTCccacaactgaaaatgaaaagagcGACACGTTAATCATCAACAAATCTGCTACAGGACCCACTGggtttataaaatatttaaacattaaattataacTCAATAATAATTGAACAAATGATTTCGATTTACTTGAAAAGCTGAAACATTCatcggccactttattaggtacacctgtttgtaaatctctaatcagccaatcacatggcagcaacttagTGATTTAtgtatgtagacatggtcagatgacctgctgaaattcaaactgagcatcagaatgaagaagaaaaataatttaagtcACTTAAACGTGGCATGTTTGCTGATCTTAGCGTTTCAAAAAGTGTTGATCTGCTGGATTTTCCCACAGAagcatctctagggtttacataAAATcgtctgaaacagaaaatatccagtgagtggcagttccCTGGAGGAAATGTATTTTTGAGTTCAGAGGAGAATGAAATAACTGCTTCACGCTGATAGGAAGGCCAGAGCAAGTCAAACAACCACTTATTACAATGCACAAGAgtatctctgaacacacagcacatccaacactgaagcagatgagctacagcagcagaagaccacactgggttcGACTTCTCTAAGCTAAGAACACAAAACTGAGGgtacaattcacacaggctcagcaacgctgtaaaataaaaacactgcctGGTCTGTTGAatctcagtttctgctgtgacattaggatggtagggtcagaaatCTTGGATCCTTGATGGTGTGGGATATATTCATCACACCAACGGAGCATTTTTTAAACACcacatatgtaaaatatattacTACCACCAGGCTGAATGTCTGTAGCACAGCAGGGAACACAAATATGAGATCAGAGCCATAAATATcacaacttttctttttatattcagTTTACTGTCTTTTCGCTGTCAGAGCGGTGTATTTTGCTGATTTAAAGCAGCTCTTTGTACCTTTAATGTCGGCCATGCTCCATCCAtccttctcctctccctcctgtgtCTCGTCATCAGGACACTTGGGCTCTGGCTGCTGTCCAGCAGGGGCGGCTGCAGCATCGGGCTGGGTCACTGCTTCCGCCTCGGTCCTCTGGCTCTCCGCCTGGCAGTCACCTTTGGTCACTGCATCAGTCGATTCTGCGGTCttcttggttttcattttgaggTGAACTTTGTTCTCACCAGAGT
The genomic region above belongs to Oreochromis niloticus isolate F11D_XX unplaced genomic scaffold, O_niloticus_UMD_NMBU tig00007144_pilon, whole genome shotgun sequence and contains:
- the LOC109198279 gene encoding matrin-3-like isoform X3, translated to MESMYRSMMKWSNTHVPESEALEDRLLSVEVSEVNVDLLMMIMDAVASIAAFVRFLPLANRICIEMAEPGGLTQVMESNVTKDYLSSWSKAGRIESLKSLKQRLQDSGENKVHLKMKTKKTAESTDAVTKGDCQAESQRTEAEAVTQPDAAAAPAGQQPEPKCPDDETQEGEEKDGWSMADIKVVGKRRRELVGPEAKRSRAQSPCVVADFRLPQFNPNSPIGQEFVVPKSGFFCNICSVFCLNEKTAKELHCCSQKHYDNLQKYYEERRQRATKTLSHTSPGSVSD
- the LOC109198279 gene encoding matrin-3-like isoform X1; translation: MNPLPQRCKPGSSYFSLTESMYRSMMKWSNTHVPESEALEDRLLSVEVSEVNVDLLMMIMDAVASIAAFVRFLPLANRICIEMAEPGGLTQVMESNVTKDYLSSWSKAGRIESLKSLKQRLQDSGENKVHLKMKTKKTAESTDAVTKGDCQAESQRTEAEAVTQPDAAAAPAGQQPEPKCPDDETQEGEEKDGWSMADIKVVGKRRRELVGPEAKRSRAQSPCVVADFRLPQFNPNSPIGQEFVVPKSGFFCNICSVFCLNEKTAKELHCCSQKHYDNLQKYYEERRQRATKTLSHTSPGSVSD
- the LOC109198279 gene encoding matrin-3-like isoform X2, whose product is MLPGSSEESMYRSMMKWSNTHVPESEALEDRLLSVEVSEVNVDLLMMIMDAVASIAAFVRFLPLANRICIEMAEPGGLTQVMESNVTKDYLSSWSKAGRIESLKSLKQRLQDSGENKVHLKMKTKKTAESTDAVTKGDCQAESQRTEAEAVTQPDAAAAPAGQQPEPKCPDDETQEGEEKDGWSMADIKVVGKRRRELVGPEAKRSRAQSPCVVADFRLPQFNPNSPIGQEFVVPKSGFFCNICSVFCLNEKTAKELHCCSQKHYDNLQKYYEERRQRATKTLSHTSPGSVSD
- the LOC109198279 gene encoding matrin-3-like isoform X4, with the translated sequence MYRSMMKWSNTHVPESEALEDRLLSVEVSEVNVDLLMMIMDAVASIAAFVRFLPLANRICIEMAEPGGLTQVMESNVTKDYLSSWSKAGRIESLKSLKQRLQDSGENKVHLKMKTKKTAESTDAVTKGDCQAESQRTEAEAVTQPDAAAAPAGQQPEPKCPDDETQEGEEKDGWSMADIKVVGKRRRELVGPEAKRSRAQSPCVVADFRLPQFNPNSPIGQEFVVPKSGFFCNICSVFCLNEKTAKELHCCSQKHYDNLQKYYEERRQRATKTLSHTSPGSVSD